Proteins found in one Seonamhaeicola sp. S2-3 genomic segment:
- a CDS encoding DUF3667 domain-containing protein — MNCKNCNKALKTDYSFCPDCGAKIIRNRISAKSLFFDFFERYFNLDNTLLKTLWQMIINPQEVCGGYISGLRKKYLNPVSMLAISLTVSGFILFLTKKLAWDSIDFSKIGYVQTSSGGSGSEKIMAASLEYSSLLYFLYIPIIAFASYLIFNKKNYNYAEHVVISIYSITSFSIISTTYAVILLLVNPQFYFNSALTYSLIMILFCIYVSYKNSQYKLSSLLWRIPSFILVFFVGYMGISIATIIMLFLTGAISVQDFAPPK, encoded by the coding sequence ATGAACTGTAAAAATTGTAATAAAGCGTTAAAAACAGATTATAGTTTTTGTCCAGATTGTGGTGCCAAAATAATACGAAATAGAATTTCTGCTAAAAGTTTATTTTTTGATTTCTTTGAGCGCTATTTTAATTTAGACAACACCTTATTAAAAACTCTTTGGCAGATGATTATTAATCCACAAGAAGTTTGTGGAGGCTATATATCTGGGTTACGCAAAAAATATTTAAACCCAGTTAGCATGTTAGCCATTTCGTTAACAGTATCTGGTTTCATTCTTTTTTTAACCAAAAAATTAGCTTGGGATAGCATTGATTTTTCTAAAATAGGGTATGTACAAACAAGTAGTGGAGGTTCTGGTTCTGAAAAAATAATGGCAGCCTCCTTAGAATACAGTTCATTGCTTTATTTCTTATACATTCCAATTATAGCATTTGCTAGTTATTTAATTTTTAACAAAAAAAATTACAACTATGCAGAGCATGTTGTAATTTCAATATATTCAATTACTAGTTTTAGTATTATTTCTACCACTTATGCTGTTATTTTACTTTTAGTAAATCCGCAATTTTATTTTAACTCTGCACTAACGTATTCTTTAATAATGATTTTGTTTTGTATATATGTGAGTTATAAAAATTCTCAATATAAATTATCATCATTACTTTGGCGTATTCCCTCGTTTATTCTTGTTTTCTTTGTTGGATATATGGGAATTTCAATAGCAACCATTATCATGCTATTTTTAACAGGAGCCATTTCTGTTCAAGATTTTGCTCCTCCAAAATAA
- the cdaA gene encoding diadenylate cyclase CdaA produces MDIFKDILNLRFIDYLDVVLVALLLYYLYKLVKGTVAINIFFGIIIIYVAWRLTEFLNMNLLNGLLKGFIDVGIIALIVVFQPEIRKFLLMVGSTNFGRHVKFFQRFKFLKTEASNSTDVDAIVSACSKMAMSKTGALIVFERNNNLDFLLTSGDEMNIKVTQPIIESIFFKNSPLHDGAIIISNNIVKATRVILPVNNEKNIPKRFGLRHRAAIGVSEKTDAVALVVSEETGHISYFKDGEFVAFEDTNHLITMIKNDLV; encoded by the coding sequence TTGGACATCTTTAAAGACATTTTAAACCTACGTTTTATAGATTATCTAGATGTTGTTCTGGTAGCACTACTGCTCTACTACCTTTATAAATTGGTAAAAGGCACCGTAGCCATTAACATATTTTTTGGCATTATTATCATTTATGTTGCTTGGAGATTAACTGAGTTTTTAAACATGAATCTTTTAAATGGTCTTTTAAAAGGTTTTATTGATGTTGGAATTATAGCCTTAATTGTAGTATTTCAACCAGAGATTAGAAAATTTTTACTTATGGTTGGGTCTACTAATTTTGGTAGACACGTAAAGTTTTTTCAGCGCTTTAAATTTTTAAAAACCGAAGCTTCTAACAGTACAGATGTAGATGCCATTGTTTCTGCATGCAGCAAAATGGCTATGTCTAAAACTGGTGCTTTAATTGTTTTTGAACGTAATAACAACCTTGATTTTTTATTAACATCGGGTGATGAAATGAATATTAAAGTAACCCAACCTATTATAGAAAGTATTTTTTTCAAGAATAGTCCGCTACATGATGGTGCCATTATTATAAGTAATAATATTGTTAAAGCAACCAGAGTTATTCTTCCTGTTAATAATGAAAAAAACATTCCTAAACGATTTGGTTTGCGTCATAGAGCTGCCATTGGAGTTTCAGAAAAAACGGATGCTGTAGCTTTAGTTGTTAGTGAAGAAACTGGACATATTTCTTATTTTAAAGATGGTGAGTTTGTTGCTTTTGAAGACACTAATCACCTAATAACTATGATAAAAAATGATCTGGTTTAA
- the folP gene encoding dihydropteroate synthase yields the protein MTINCKGKLIDLSSPKVMGILNITPDSFYDGGKFNNKKDIIKQVEKMLHEGATFIDIGAYSSRPGADFVSETEELKRILPIVKLVLKHFPNTLISIDTFRSEVAKQCIKSGAALINDISGGKLDKNMLQTVAKLQVPYIMMHMRGTPKTMQEQTDYNDLTKEVLLYFSKRIALAKSLGLIDIIIDPGFGFAKTLEQNYELLNNLELFKMIEKPILVGVSRKSMIYKLLNNTAKDALNGSTVLNTIALQKGASILRVHDVKEAMECIKLNSMLS from the coding sequence ATGACCATTAATTGCAAAGGAAAACTTATTGATTTATCATCACCAAAAGTGATGGGCATTTTAAACATTACACCAGATTCATTTTATGATGGCGGTAAGTTTAACAATAAAAAAGACATTATTAAACAGGTTGAAAAAATGCTACACGAAGGCGCCACTTTTATTGATATTGGCGCTTATAGCTCTCGTCCTGGAGCAGATTTTGTTAGTGAAACAGAGGAACTAAAACGTATTCTTCCCATTGTAAAATTAGTTCTTAAACATTTCCCAAACACTTTAATTTCTATAGATACCTTTAGAAGTGAAGTGGCAAAACAATGTATTAAATCTGGAGCTGCTTTAATTAATGATATTTCTGGAGGAAAATTAGATAAAAACATGCTACAAACGGTTGCTAAATTACAAGTACCGTACATTATGATGCACATGCGCGGAACTCCTAAAACCATGCAAGAACAAACAGATTATAATGATTTAACTAAAGAGGTTCTCCTTTATTTTTCTAAGCGTATTGCATTAGCAAAATCATTAGGTTTAATAGATATTATTATTGACCCTGGATTTGGATTTGCAAAAACTTTAGAGCAAAACTATGAGCTTTTGAATAATTTAGAATTATTTAAAATGATTGAAAAACCAATACTGGTTGGAGTTTCTAGAAAATCTATGATTTATAAACTTTTAAATAACACAGCAAAAGATGCTTTAAATGGCTCCACTGTTTTAAACACCATTGCTTTACAAAAAGGCGCTTCTATTTTAAGAGTGCATGACGTAAAAGAAGCTATGGAATGTATTAAATTGAATTCTATGTTAAGTTAA
- a CDS encoding DUF1599 domain-containing protein, which translates to MQDTSKQYNAVIDTCKSLFIKKMTDYGSAWRILRLPSLTDQIFIKAQRIRGLQQNDVQKVDEGQESEFIGIINYCVMALIQIEKGVVEQPDLSTEEAVELYEKHIAITKKLMEDKNHDYGEAWRDMRVSSLTDLILQKLLRVKQIEDNAGKTLVSEGIDANYQDMINYAVFALIHLGELKQ; encoded by the coding sequence ATGCAAGATACTTCAAAACAATACAACGCGGTAATTGATACGTGCAAAAGTTTATTTATTAAGAAAATGACAGATTACGGAAGTGCTTGGAGAATACTGCGTTTACCTTCTTTAACCGATCAAATTTTTATTAAAGCACAACGTATTAGAGGCTTGCAACAAAATGATGTTCAGAAGGTAGATGAAGGACAAGAAAGTGAATTTATAGGAATTATAAATTACTGCGTTATGGCACTTATTCAAATTGAAAAAGGTGTGGTAGAGCAACCAGATTTATCAACAGAAGAAGCTGTAGAGTTATATGAAAAACACATAGCCATAACTAAAAAATTAATGGAAGATAAAAACCATGATTATGGTGAAGCCTGGCGTGATATGAGAGTGAGCAGTTTAACCGATTTAATTTTGCAAAAACTGCTAAGAGTTAAACAAATTGAAGATAACGCGGGTAAAACTCTAGTTAGTGAAGGTATTGATGCTAATTATCAAGACATGATTAATTATGCGGTTTTTGCTTTAATTCATTTGGGAGAATTAAAGCAATAA
- a CDS encoding four helix bundle protein, translating to MSNQKPFNLEDRTFEFARDCHFLIKNLSKTISNIEDAKQLVRASGSVGANYIEGNEKPGEKDLKYRIKISRKEAKESEYWLKLLKSQNPSHSNDIEKLIIEAAEIRKILSTIINKLDG from the coding sequence TTGAGTAATCAAAAGCCATTTAATTTAGAAGATAGAACGTTTGAATTTGCAAGAGATTGTCATTTTTTAATCAAAAATTTGTCAAAGACAATTTCAAATATTGAGGATGCTAAGCAATTGGTTAGGGCATCTGGTTCTGTTGGCGCAAATTATATAGAGGGAAATGAGAAGCCAGGAGAAAAAGATTTAAAATATAGAATTAAAATTTCAAGAAAGGAAGCCAAAGAAAGTGAATATTGGTTAAAATTGTTGAAATCACAGAACCCTAGTCATTCAAATGATATTGAGAAATTAATAATTGAAGCTGCTGAAATTAGAAAAATACTTTCTACAATTATCAATAAGTTAGACGGTTAG
- a CDS encoding BT_3928 family protein: MKLLVNISRVFVGVLFIISGFIKLNDPLGFSYKLQEYFSPDVLNLPFLEPYALGFSIFVVVFEVVLGVFLLIGYKPKFTLWSLLLMIVFFTFLTFYSAYFDKVKDCGCFGDALKLSPWGSFTKDVVLLVFILVLFTGQKHVKPLFSKLPTTVLALLSFIVSLWFGYHVLMHLPVIDFRGYAIGKNITEGMTIPEDAPKPVVEYSWKFNVNGKEEIIKTNGTYPTVDGEWIGVETKIIDEGYDPPIKDFSIGSDDEDLTEHFLNEENVIVVVSYSLEKIEKGGASKLKSFTEKAIENGYQVIGLTASSEETKQKINKDYGLSFNWYLCDEKVLKTIVRSNPGVLELDNGTVKQKVHWNDLEDFKLPKVERKVPVEQKKEILLYRVNDSISTKEKVEAIDSSIIESINVIKDSVQLNQLNSQNNTSYTGIIDVKLKE; encoded by the coding sequence ATGAAACTATTAGTAAACATTTCAAGAGTATTTGTTGGAGTACTATTTATTATTTCAGGATTTATAAAATTGAACGACCCCCTTGGGTTTTCATATAAACTTCAAGAATATTTTAGTCCAGATGTGTTAAATCTTCCTTTTTTAGAACCTTACGCACTTGGTTTTTCAATATTTGTGGTGGTTTTTGAAGTTGTTTTAGGGGTGTTTTTACTTATAGGTTATAAACCAAAATTTACGCTGTGGAGTCTGCTTTTAATGATAGTGTTCTTTACCTTTTTAACCTTTTATTCAGCTTATTTTGATAAGGTAAAAGACTGCGGTTGCTTTGGCGATGCTTTAAAATTATCTCCTTGGGGTAGTTTTACCAAAGATGTAGTCTTACTAGTTTTTATTTTAGTGTTATTTACTGGTCAAAAACACGTAAAACCCTTATTTAGTAAATTACCAACAACAGTACTAGCATTGTTAAGTTTTATAGTAAGTTTATGGTTTGGTTATCACGTGTTAATGCATTTACCAGTCATAGATTTTAGAGGTTATGCTATTGGTAAAAATATAACAGAAGGTATGACTATTCCAGAGGATGCTCCAAAGCCTGTAGTAGAATATTCTTGGAAGTTTAATGTAAACGGAAAAGAAGAAATAATAAAAACTAACGGAACTTACCCTACAGTAGATGGAGAATGGATAGGAGTTGAAACTAAAATTATAGATGAAGGATATGATCCTCCAATAAAAGATTTTTCTATTGGAAGTGATGATGAAGATTTAACAGAACATTTTTTAAATGAAGAAAATGTAATTGTTGTAGTATCTTATAGTTTAGAAAAGATTGAAAAAGGAGGCGCAAGTAAACTAAAATCTTTTACAGAAAAAGCCATTGAAAATGGCTATCAAGTTATTGGTTTAACAGCTTCTAGCGAAGAAACTAAACAGAAAATTAATAAAGACTACGGTTTAAGTTTTAATTGGTATTTATGCGATGAAAAAGTCCTTAAAACAATTGTGCGCTCAAATCCTGGTGTTTTAGAATTAGATAATGGCACCGTGAAGCAAAAAGTACATTGGAATGACTTAGAAGATTTTAAATTGCCTAAAGTTGAAAGAAAAGTGCCTGTTGAGCAAAAAAAAGAAATATTACTATATAGAGTTAATGATAGTATTTCTACCAAAGAAAAAGTAGAAGCAATAGACTCTTCTATAATTGAAAGTATTAATGTAATTAAAGACTCTGTTCAATTAAACCAATTGAATTCTCAAAATAATACTTCTTATACAGGGATTATTGATGTTAAGCTAAAGGAGTAA
- a CDS encoding ABC transporter permease has product MISYLLNKIIYATLTLFGVVTVIFFLFNVLPGDPAQMMLGQNEDTEQLALVKQKYGFDKPISTQYLYYLNDLSPISFHSNSKEDYTSLESRKYAASKLFTIGNTTTVIKFPYLRESFTKQGKRVTEVLGETLPNTFVLAVSAILIAIFLGVVLGIISALYKDTWLDKLIQLVSTLGMSVPSFFSAILFAWLFGFVLHKYTNLEMTGSLYELDDFGEAMHIKLKNLILPAVVLGIRPLAVVIQLMRNSLLEVFNQDYIRTARAKGLSEFQIIKKHAIKNAMNPVVTAISGWFASMLAGAVFVEYIFGWNGLGKEIVNALNTLDLPVIMGAVLVIATMFVMINIFVDLIYAWLDPKVKLN; this is encoded by the coding sequence TTGATTAGCTACTTATTAAATAAAATTATTTACGCTACACTTACATTATTTGGTGTAGTAACTGTTATTTTCTTTTTATTTAATGTGCTTCCGGGAGATCCTGCTCAAATGATGTTGGGGCAAAATGAAGACACAGAACAACTAGCATTAGTAAAACAAAAGTATGGGTTTGATAAACCTATCTCTACTCAGTATCTATATTATTTAAATGATTTGTCGCCTATATCATTCCATTCCAATTCAAAAGAAGATTATACATCTTTAGAAAGTAGAAAATACGCTGCTTCTAAATTATTCACAATTGGTAATACAACAACAGTTATAAAGTTTCCATACTTAAGAGAATCGTTTACCAAACAAGGAAAACGAGTTACCGAAGTTTTGGGTGAAACCTTACCAAATACCTTTGTTTTGGCAGTTTCGGCAATATTAATTGCTATATTTTTAGGTGTTGTTTTAGGCATTATTTCAGCACTTTATAAAGATACTTGGCTAGATAAATTAATTCAATTAGTTAGTACTTTAGGTATGAGTGTGCCATCATTTTTTAGTGCCATTTTGTTTGCGTGGTTGTTTGGTTTTGTATTGCATAAATACACTAATTTAGAAATGACAGGAAGCCTTTATGAATTAGATGATTTTGGTGAAGCTATGCATATAAAGTTGAAAAATTTAATCCTTCCTGCGGTAGTTCTAGGTATTCGTCCGTTAGCAGTAGTTATTCAATTAATGCGAAATTCACTTTTAGAAGTTTTTAACCAAGATTATATAAGAACCGCCAGAGCTAAGGGCTTAAGCGAATTTCAAATTATAAAAAAACATGCCATTAAAAATGCTATGAATCCGGTGGTTACAGCTATTTCGGGTTGGTTTGCATCAATGTTAGCAGGCGCTGTGTTTGTAGAGTATATTTTTGGGTGGAATGGCTTAGGAAAGGAAATTGTAAACGCATTAAATACTCTAGATTTACCCGTTATTATGGGGGCTGTTTTGGTAATTGCAACCATGTTTGTAATGATTAATATTTTTGTCGACTTAATTTATGCTTGGTTAGATCCTAAAGTAAAACTTAATTAA
- a CDS encoding TlpA disulfide reductase family protein, translating to MNYLLILLVSLFSCNTETPTQFSEAALNDTFITIEGNEVSFKSILEKHKGKTIVIDVWASWCGDCLKGMPKVKELQAAHKDVVYVFLSLDKTQDAWKKGIKKYDVVGDHYFMKSGWKGSFGSFIKLDWIPRYMMVNEAGEIVVFKVIEANDEKLIEALKK from the coding sequence ATGAATTATCTTTTAATACTATTAGTTAGCTTGTTCAGCTGTAATACAGAAACACCCACACAATTTAGTGAAGCTGCTTTAAATGATACTTTTATAACCATAGAGGGTAATGAGGTTTCGTTTAAATCAATTTTAGAAAAACACAAAGGCAAAACTATTGTTATTGATGTTTGGGCCTCTTGGTGTGGCGATTGTTTAAAAGGCATGCCCAAAGTAAAAGAGTTACAAGCTGCTCATAAAGATGTTGTGTATGTATTTTTATCGTTAGATAAAACACAAGATGCATGGAAAAAAGGTATAAAAAAATATGATGTAGTAGGAGACCATTATTTTATGAAATCTGGTTGGAAAGGTTCTTTTGGAAGTTTTATAAAATTAGATTGGATTCCTAGGTATATGATGGTAAATGAAGCTGGCGAAATCGTTGTATTTAAAGTTATTGAAGCTAATGACGAAAAACTTATTGAAGCTCTAAAAAAATAA
- the tpiA gene encoding triose-phosphate isomerase — protein MRKNIVAGNWKMNNDLSQTEALLADLTNQTKTSNAEVMVAPTFTNLYQAYQVLRTTDIEVVAQNMHFAENGAYTGEISASMLKSVGVKTVILGHSERREYFNETDDMLAKKVDAALANNMRIIFCFGEELADRKAGNEETVVGNQIKNALFHLEAEAFKNIILAYEPVWAIGTGETASPEQAQDMHAFIRKTLADKYGADVADSVSILYGGSVKPANANEIFSKPDVDGGLIGGASLKAEDFFAIVNAF, from the coding sequence ATGAGAAAAAATATTGTTGCCGGTAACTGGAAAATGAATAACGATTTATCTCAAACCGAAGCGTTATTAGCAGACTTAACAAATCAAACAAAAACCTCAAATGCAGAGGTTATGGTAGCACCAACTTTTACTAATCTTTATCAAGCTTATCAAGTATTAAGAACTACAGATATTGAGGTTGTAGCTCAAAATATGCACTTTGCAGAAAATGGAGCTTATACAGGAGAAATAAGCGCAAGTATGTTAAAAAGTGTTGGCGTAAAAACTGTTATTTTAGGCCATAGTGAGCGCAGAGAATACTTTAATGAAACAGATGACATGTTAGCTAAAAAAGTTGATGCAGCCTTAGCTAACAATATGCGTATAATTTTCTGTTTTGGTGAAGAATTAGCCGATAGAAAAGCCGGTAATGAAGAAACAGTTGTTGGTAACCAAATAAAAAATGCTTTATTTCATTTAGAAGCTGAAGCGTTTAAAAATATTATACTAGCATATGAGCCTGTTTGGGCTATTGGTACAGGAGAAACAGCAAGTCCAGAACAAGCACAAGATATGCATGCATTTATAAGAAAAACATTAGCCGATAAATACGGAGCTGATGTAGCAGATAGTGTTTCTATTCTTTATGGAGGTAGTGTAAAACCAGCAAATGCCAACGAAATTTTTTCTAAACCAGATGTAGATGGAGGATTAATTGGTGGCGCATCATTAAAAGCAGAAGATTTCTTTGCAATAGTAAATGCATTTTAA
- the prmA gene encoding 50S ribosomal protein L11 methyltransferase: protein MSNIIYISYEFEVQPLQPAVEILIAELGYAGFESFVETETGVTAYIQKEEWHENILDHIQILNSNEFEITYTYSEIEQTNWNAEWEKNFNPIVVDDICAVRAPFHEKFNTEYDIVIEPKMSFGTGHHETTHMMMQHILKSDVKGKTVLDMGCGTGVLAILAELKGAKSIDAIDIDNWCYLNSLENVERNNCKQISVFEGDASLIKGKTYDVIIANINRNILLKDMHAYTTSLNKGGTLLLSGFYNDDIPVIDAEVSKYNLKIDQVIERNNWVAVKYI, encoded by the coding sequence ATGTCAAACATTATATATATAAGTTACGAATTTGAAGTTCAACCACTACAACCTGCAGTAGAAATACTTATTGCTGAATTAGGGTACGCCGGTTTTGAAAGTTTTGTAGAAACAGAAACAGGTGTTACAGCATATATTCAAAAAGAGGAGTGGCATGAGAATATTTTAGACCATATTCAAATACTAAACTCCAATGAGTTTGAAATTACCTATACATATTCAGAAATAGAGCAAACCAATTGGAATGCAGAATGGGAAAAGAATTTTAACCCTATTGTAGTTGATGATATTTGTGCGGTTAGGGCACCTTTTCATGAAAAGTTTAATACAGAGTATGATATAGTTATAGAGCCTAAAATGAGTTTTGGCACAGGGCATCATGAAACTACACACATGATGATGCAACATATTTTAAAGTCTGATGTTAAAGGTAAAACCGTTTTAGATATGGGCTGTGGTACAGGTGTTTTAGCCATTTTAGCAGAGTTAAAAGGAGCAAAATCTATAGACGCTATAGATATTGATAATTGGTGTTATTTGAATAGTTTAGAAAATGTAGAAAGAAATAATTGTAAACAAATTAGTGTTTTTGAAGGTGATGCTTCGCTAATAAAAGGAAAAACCTATGATGTTATAATAGCTAACATTAACCGAAATATTTTGCTTAAAGATATGCACGCTTATACTACAAGCTTGAATAAAGGAGGTACGTTACTTTTAAGCGGTTTTTATAATGATGACATACCTGTAATTGATGCCGAAGTTTCAAAATATAATTTAAAAATAGACCAAGTTATTGAACGTAATAATTGGGTAGCCGTAAAGTATATTTAA
- a CDS encoding ATP-dependent Clp protease adaptor ClpS — protein MNTKEKIQEELDVLEDEANLNEIVLYNDEVNTFDHVIETLIHACEHTPEQAEQCSIIVHYKGKCTVKTGEYEDLEPRCTMLLNAGLSAEIV, from the coding sequence ATGAATACTAAAGAGAAAATACAAGAAGAATTAGACGTTTTAGAAGACGAAGCTAATTTAAACGAAATTGTGTTGTATAACGATGAGGTAAACACCTTTGATCATGTTATAGAAACACTTATTCATGCGTGCGAACACACCCCAGAACAAGCAGAACAATGCTCTATTATTGTTCACTACAAAGGTAAATGTACCGTTAAAACGGGTGAGTATGAAGATTTAGAACCACGCTGCACTATGTTATTAAATGCAGGCTTAAGTGCCGAAATAGTTTAA
- a CDS encoding heavy-metal-associated domain-containing protein, translating into MEITLEIQNLKCGGCANTITSKLSGLDLINNVQVNPEKNTVSFSYENDTVLDEAKTLLAKIGYPVLGDKNALTTKAKSFVSCAIGRMK; encoded by the coding sequence ATGGAAATAACTTTAGAAATACAAAACTTAAAATGTGGTGGTTGTGCTAATACAATTACCTCTAAACTATCAGGGTTAGATTTAATTAACAATGTACAAGTTAACCCAGAAAAAAATACAGTATCTTTTTCTTATGAAAATGACACCGTGTTAGACGAAGCCAAAACACTATTGGCTAAAATTGGTTACCCGGTTTTAGGTGATAAAAATGCACTAACTACAAAAGCAAAATCTTTTGTAAGTTGCGCTATTGGAAGAATGAAGTAA
- a CDS encoding rhodanese-like domain-containing protein → MKIEQIYTGCLAQGAYYIESNGEVAIIDPLRETQQYVDKANSENAKIKYIFETHFHADFVSGHLDLAKKTGATIIFGPKAQTNYEAYVAKDNETFKLGNVTIKVLHTPGHTLESSTFLLIDEHGKNHAIFSGDTLFLGDVGRPDLAIKSDLTKEDLAGMLYDSLRNKIMPLEDNIIVYPAHGAGSACGKNLSKETVGVLGEQKKTNYALRADMTKEEFIKEVLDGILPPPQYFAKNAMMNKSGYTDFDTVLKKGDVALNPDEFETVANQEGALILDVRTEQQFVKGHIPNSIFIGINGAFAPWVGALITDLQQPILLIVPEGKEKETVTRLSRVGYDNTLGYLKGGFESWKVAKKDIETMESISAEELAKRNEENNIKILDVRKEGEYKSERIEGDNVFHFPLDYINDNMNLIDQKTTYYLHCAGGYRSVIAASILKARGFNVIDVAGGFTDIKNTNLPKTNYVCPSTL, encoded by the coding sequence ATGAAAATAGAACAAATATATACAGGGTGTTTAGCGCAAGGGGCTTACTATATTGAGTCTAACGGCGAAGTAGCAATTATTGACCCACTACGCGAAACACAACAATATGTAGATAAAGCCAATAGTGAAAATGCTAAAATTAAATATATATTTGAAACTCATTTTCATGCAGATTTTGTATCGGGTCATTTAGATTTAGCAAAAAAAACTGGGGCTACTATAATTTTTGGTCCAAAAGCCCAAACAAATTATGAGGCCTATGTAGCTAAAGACAATGAAACTTTTAAATTAGGGAATGTTACTATAAAAGTTCTACATACACCAGGACATACTTTAGAATCTTCTACCTTTCTACTAATTGATGAACACGGAAAAAACCATGCTATTTTTTCTGGAGACACCTTATTTTTAGGCGATGTTGGAAGACCAGATTTGGCTATTAAATCTGATTTAACTAAAGAAGATTTAGCGGGTATGTTATATGATTCGTTACGAAACAAAATAATGCCCTTAGAAGACAACATTATTGTTTATCCTGCTCATGGTGCAGGTTCTGCTTGCGGAAAAAACTTAAGCAAAGAAACCGTTGGCGTTTTAGGTGAGCAGAAAAAAACCAATTACGCTCTTAGAGCAGACATGACAAAAGAAGAATTTATTAAAGAAGTTCTTGATGGTATTTTGCCTCCTCCTCAATATTTTGCTAAAAATGCCATGATGAATAAGTCTGGTTACACAGATTTTGATACCGTACTAAAAAAAGGCGATGTTGCTTTAAACCCCGATGAGTTTGAAACAGTAGCAAATCAAGAAGGTGCTTTAATTCTTGATGTTAGAACTGAGCAACAGTTTGTAAAAGGACATATTCCTAATTCTATTTTTATTGGAATTAATGGTGCCTTTGCACCATGGGTAGGTGCTTTAATTACAGATTTACAACAACCCATTTTGTTGATTGTTCCTGAAGGAAAAGAAAAAGAAACCGTAACTCGATTATCGCGTGTTGGCTATGACAATACTTTGGGGTATTTAAAAGGAGGGTTTGAATCTTGGAAAGTTGCCAAAAAAGATATTGAAACTATGGAGTCTATATCTGCCGAAGAGTTAGCTAAAAGAAATGAAGAAAACAATATAAAAATTTTAGATGTAAGAAAAGAGGGAGAATACAAATCTGAACGTATAGAAGGTGACAATGTATTTCATTTCCCGCTAGACTACATAAACGATAACATGAATTTAATTGACCAAAAAACCACATACTACTTGCATTGTGCAGGTGGTTACAGGTCAGTCATTGCTGCGTCTATTTTAAAAGCTAGAGGCTTTAATGTAATTGACGTTGCAGGTGGTTTTACTGATATTAAAAATACCAATTTACCAAAAACTAATTACGTTTGTCCTTCAACTTTATAA